A genome region from Aliivibrio salmonicida LFI1238 includes the following:
- a CDS encoding IS91-like element ISVsa9 family transposase, producing the protein MHAYKPLKQLFNSQNNWLKFLHNNKANLRAVVIENVTKMLSCGTAAFGSREYHCCNPDCTHIKYIHQTCKSRACSSCGMKATERWIQKQQHVFPECEYQHITFTLPNTLWPIFRHNRLLNKLFKCAANILLGWAKDKGIDVGIFCALHTYGRKLNWNTHLHLSVTRGGICERTGLWKPIYFQMKTTEPCWRAAIVSLLGKAYDELDLSSEECPYIRNKTDWSRFLSSQYNRRWKLHFAKKTNNVKPTMNYLGRYLKRPPISASRLSHYAKGGMITFNYLDHRTGTTDSLTLSPEEMIRRIVEHYPDKHFKMIRYYGFLSMRRRGEALPRVYAALGMTIEAEPKMPGYAAMLKGYVKVDPYECILCESRLVFTNFRVGNSVNDLVTHAIVQSELRAA; encoded by the coding sequence ATGCACGCATATAAACCCCTGAAACAATTATTTAATAGTCAAAATAACTGGCTTAAATTTCTTCATAATAACAAAGCTAACCTAAGAGCGGTCGTGATTGAAAATGTCACAAAGATGCTGTCCTGTGGGACAGCGGCTTTTGGCTCTCGCGAATATCATTGTTGCAACCCTGACTGTACCCATATCAAATATATTCACCAAACCTGTAAATCTCGAGCGTGCAGTAGCTGTGGCATGAAAGCCACAGAGCGATGGATACAAAAGCAACAACATGTCTTCCCTGAATGCGAATATCAACACATCACCTTTACCCTTCCAAACACGCTATGGCCTATCTTTCGTCATAACCGTTTGTTAAATAAATTATTCAAATGTGCTGCAAACATTCTGCTGGGATGGGCAAAAGATAAAGGAATAGATGTCGGTATCTTTTGTGCTCTTCATACTTACGGTCGAAAACTGAATTGGAATACGCACTTACATTTATCGGTCACTCGTGGGGGAATTTGTGAACGTACCGGTTTATGGAAACCCATTTACTTCCAAATGAAAACGACAGAGCCTTGTTGGAGAGCGGCTATCGTCAGTTTATTGGGTAAGGCTTATGATGAGCTTGATTTATCAAGCGAAGAATGCCCCTATATCCGTAATAAAACGGATTGGTCACGCTTTTTAAGCAGTCAATATAATCGTCGTTGGAAGCTTCATTTTGCTAAAAAGACAAATAATGTAAAACCGACGATGAACTATCTTGGTCGGTATTTAAAACGGCCCCCGATTTCAGCGTCACGTTTAAGTCATTACGCCAAAGGCGGAATGATAACGTTTAATTATTTAGACCATCGAACAGGAACAACAGACAGCCTAACATTATCACCAGAAGAGATGATAAGACGGATAGTAGAGCACTATCCTGATAAACATTTCAAGATGATCCGATACTACGGTTTTTTATCAATGCGTCGTCGTGGAGAAGCTCTGCCTAGAGTTTATGCAGCTTTAGGTATGACAATAGAAGCTGAGCCGAAAATGCCAGGGTATGCCGCAATGTTAAAAGGATATGTAAAAGTAGATCCGTACGAATGTATTTTATGTGAAAGTCGTCTGGTGTTTACGAATTTCCGAGTCGGAAATTCGGTCAATGATTTAGTCACCCATGCGATAGTTCAGTCAGAATTGAGGGCAGCATAA
- a CDS encoding IS982-like element ISVsa6 family transposase: MNKLVDIFCDVDDFCYQFLSQWEKYLVEASERKRKRQSVMSTSECMTIVIAFHQSNHRDFKNFYIGLVHQYWKGYFPNLLSYTRFVSKMPSLIAPMCAYFQSIKGKPTGIAFVDSTSLKVCHNIRIPRHKVFDGVAKRGKGTMGWFFGFKLHLLINHLGEIISLKITAGNVNDRTPVPDLCKELSGKLYADKGYIGKKLSESLKNSDVDLVTTSRKNMKAKEISAFDKAMLSKRYIIETINDQLKNISQIEHSRHRSVTGFMLNVISGVVAYCLKKQKPRIKLSECEFELILA, from the coding sequence ATGAATAAATTAGTTGATATATTTTGTGATGTCGATGATTTTTGTTATCAATTCTTATCTCAATGGGAAAAATACCTTGTTGAGGCTAGTGAGAGAAAAAGAAAACGTCAGTCAGTAATGTCTACTAGTGAATGTATGACTATTGTCATCGCTTTTCATCAATCAAATCATAGAGATTTCAAGAACTTCTATATCGGGTTAGTTCATCAATATTGGAAAGGATACTTTCCAAATTTACTTAGCTACACTCGATTTGTGAGCAAAATGCCTAGCCTAATCGCCCCAATGTGTGCCTATTTTCAATCTATCAAAGGTAAGCCGACTGGCATTGCTTTTGTTGACTCCACGAGTCTTAAAGTATGCCATAACATTCGAATTCCTCGCCATAAAGTCTTTGATGGTGTTGCGAAAAGAGGAAAAGGTACCATGGGATGGTTTTTCGGCTTCAAACTTCATTTATTGATTAACCATCTTGGAGAAATTATTTCGCTGAAAATCACAGCTGGCAATGTAAATGATAGGACTCCTGTACCTGATTTATGCAAAGAACTCTCGGGGAAATTGTACGCTGATAAAGGGTACATAGGTAAAAAGTTGAGTGAGAGCTTAAAGAACTCTGATGTCGATTTAGTGACTACCTCGCGAAAAAACATGAAAGCAAAAGAGATAAGTGCTTTTGATAAGGCTATGTTATCAAAGAGATACATTATCGAAACGATAAATGACCAATTGAAGAATATCTCTCAAATTGAACATAGCCGTCATCGTAGCGTGACTGGTTTCATGCTAAATGTAATTTCAGGCGTTGTGGCTTATTGTTTAAAAAAACAAAAGCCACGAATTAAGCTATCAGAATGTGAATTTGAACTAATCCTCGCTTAA
- a CDS encoding Rpn family recombination-promoting nuclease/putative transposase, with the protein MNKKNTSTPHDGLFKAFLSKPDTAKDMLETHLPAHLQTLCDLSTLKLESGTFLEDDLRPYYSDVLYSMKTECGDGYIYALIEHQSSPDEHMAFRMFRYAIAAMQKHLDAGNKELPLVVPLLFYHGKTSPYPYSMNWLDCFTNPDMAKILYSNNFPLVDVTVMDDSEIMQHKRIALLELVQKHIYQKDIIEIIKPLAILLSNDYHTDSQIRTLIEYLVTVGESQNVSTLLEELAQQVPKHEGVLMTIAEQLIQQGEQKGLLRGEQTGLKKGLEKGLEKGRQDTLNEMARNLLQSGVDKDVIMKATGFSSRELELLSH; encoded by the coding sequence ATGAATAAAAAAAACACATCGACACCCCATGACGGGTTGTTTAAAGCCTTTTTAAGCAAGCCTGATACCGCTAAAGATATGCTGGAAACCCATTTACCAGCACATCTTCAAACGTTGTGTGACTTATCGACCTTGAAACTGGAGTCAGGCACGTTTTTAGAAGACGACTTACGTCCGTACTATTCAGACGTGCTCTATTCAATGAAGACAGAATGTGGTGATGGGTACATTTATGCGTTAATCGAGCACCAAAGTAGCCCAGACGAACACATGGCCTTTCGGATGTTCAGATATGCTATTGCAGCAATGCAAAAGCATCTTGACGCTGGAAACAAAGAGCTGCCATTGGTTGTTCCACTTCTGTTTTACCACGGTAAAACATCACCGTATCCATACAGCATGAATTGGTTGGATTGTTTTACTAACCCAGACATGGCGAAAATACTCTACAGTAATAATTTTCCATTGGTGGATGTTACTGTGATGGATGACAGCGAGATAATGCAACACAAACGAATTGCGTTATTAGAGTTGGTTCAGAAGCACATTTACCAAAAAGACATCATAGAAATAATCAAACCGTTAGCCATTTTACTATCAAATGATTATCATACAGACAGCCAAATCCGAACCCTGATTGAATACTTAGTAACGGTAGGGGAAAGCCAGAACGTAAGTACGTTGTTGGAAGAGTTGGCACAACAAGTACCAAAACATGAGGGCGTACTAATGACAATAGCCGAGCAACTAATTCAACAAGGCGAGCAAAAAGGGCTTTTACGAGGCGAACAGACAGGGCTAAAAAAAGGACTTGAAAAAGGACTTGAAAAAGGTCGCCAAGATACATTAAATGAAATGGCTCGTAACTTATTGCAATCAGGTGTAGATAAAGACGTGATCATGAAAGCGACAGGATTTAGCTCTCGTGAATTAGAGCTTCTTTCGCATTAA